The DNA sequence CAAGTGCAGGACTGCAAATGTTGCGTGAAAATATTTTAGGTGAAGCTCGTTTCGATAAAGCATTTCGGGAATATATTAATAGATGGGCGTTTAAGCATCCAACTCCTGATGATTTTTTCAGAACAATGGAAAATGTTTCTGGTGAAGAGTTGAATTGGTTCTGGAGAGGTTGGTTCTTAAATAAATGGAAAATCGACCAAGCTGTAAAAAGCGCAAAATATGTTAATGGCGATTTTACAAAAGGGGTTATCATTAAAATCGAAAATATCGGACAATTACCAATGCCGGTTAATTTGGATATTAAATTTAAAGATGGGACGATTAAAAATGTAAAATTACCGGTAGAAATTTGGAAAAGAAATTCAGAATGGTCCTTTGAAGTTCCGACTACAAAGGAGATAGTTTCGGTGCAAATAGATTCATCGGGAAGTGTACCTGATGCCAATCCAGCTGACAATATTTTTAAAATGGAAACTAGTTCTACTGAAAAAATTATTTTGAGTAATTACACTGGAACTTATTCCAGTAAACAGTTGCCTATGAAATTAGTAATTAAAGAAGAAAATAACAGACTAATGGCTCAGGGTGAAGGTCAATCCGCGTTTCCGCTGGAATATGAAGGTGCTGATAAGTTCAGTTTCGCGACGGCCGGCCTTGAATTGGAGTTTGCCAAAGACAATAAAAGTTTCAAATTGAATCAGTCCGGACAAAGTTTCAGTTTCACTAAAGAATAAACAAGTTAGAATTTTTAAATAATTGATGACCGTCCCACGAAGCAATTCGTGGGACGTTTTTTTTTCATGCTATCAGGTCTTGTAAATTTCTATTTTGCGATCGTAAATCTGAAGGCTTTAATTATCAATTAAATAACAACAAAAAACGCTCTGAAAAATCAGAGCGTTTAACCTTAAGTAGTAGACCCACAGGGAATATAACGCCTTTATTACCTGAAATCAAACCTATTATATTGAATGAGTGCAAACAACATTAAACCCTTTGTCAATGGTGTTTTATGGTGTTTTAAAGATAGTGCATTCTGTTTAAGTAGTTAAGGTAATAAAGGGTAATTAAGGTTATAAATTAAACTTTTCGGTACAATGTCGGTACATTTTAAAGTTTGTCAATTACCATTAATAGGGTCTTTGCGAGAATAATATAAATATTGTCGGTACAATATGGGTTAATTTTACCCTATTTTACTATATTTGTATAGTTCAAACCTTATACAATGGCAAACGTTAAATTCTTATTACGCACCAAAACCGCAAATTCTAAAATTACAGTCCGATTTTATGAGGGCAAAGAAATTGATTTTAGAAAACAAACCCGCGAGTCTATTAATTCCATTTACTGGAATGATAAAAAAGGACGTCCAAAAAATCTTACTGCATTAAATCCAAAAGACAAAGAATCTTTGACAGAACTAAATGAAACTTTAGATGGTTTGGAAATTTACATTTTGGAGCAATACCGAAAACGTGACGAAACCGAAATAATAAATTCTGACTGGTTAGATGAAATTATTACTGCGTTTTATTCAGGTGGGCGACGAATTGAAAAACTCGATTATCTTACAAACTATTTAGATTACTACGAAACCAATATTTTGCCATTTAGGAAATATAAAGGTTCGCCCATAGGATACCGAACCAAACAAAAACAAATTACCATTATTTCTAAACTCAAAACTTTTCTGCAAACCTTAAATAAAAAGGTTCGCGTTTCAGATTATGGGGAAACAATGGGAAATGAATTTGTAACCTATTTGCGGGATGTGGAAAACCTCAACGAAAATACGGTAGGGAAATATTTGAAGTACTCTAAAACCATCATTAAAGACGCCCGAAAACTAAGATTAAAAGTTAGTGACGACCTCGAAGAAATTAAAGGTTTTACCGTCGAAACCCCAACCGTAATTTTTACCCCTAATGAACTGCAATCTATAATAGACCTTAATTTTTTAAATGAACGGTGGGAAATTACGCGGGACTGGTTAATTGTCGGAATATATACAGGGCAACGCGCGGGCGACTTGTTCGGAATGAATAAGGGAATGATAACGAAAGACGCAAAGGGTAGGGAATTTATAAACCTTACACAGGAAAAAGTAAAGGCACGCGTTAAAATTCCTGTTCATAAAGAAGTAAAAAAGATACTGGATAAATATAAAGGTAATTTTCCCCCTTTGTATTCTGAAAGTTTAGAAAGTAACAAAACGATATTTAATTTAAATCTAAAGGCAATATCTAAACGCGCGGGATTAGACCGCCCCGAAACTGGACGTATTTTCGATGAGGTTAATAAAAAATATGTTTTCGGAACGTATCCACTTCATAAATTAGTTTCGTCGCATTTATGCCGTCGTACGTTCGCGTCTATGCATTACGGAATTATTCCCACCCCTATAATTATGAGTGTTACAAAACACAAAACAGAAACGGAATTTTTAAAATATATCGGTAAAGATAGCGACGAACTGACCGCGCAAATGTTTGATTATTGGGATAAGATAGAATCTGATAAGATGGACAGTTTAAACGACATGAAAAATAGTACTGTCTAAATTATCTAATCAATCTGTAAAAGTAATTTAAACAACTGGTAGTCAGTGATTAATTAAACTGACAAATCCAATATCTAGCATGGAAAGTAAAAATGGTGTATAACTTACATTATTTAAAAAAAACGTTCTATTTTTGTTAAAACGTTCAAACTTTATAAAATGGATATCCCTTTTAAATCTCTAAAATCTTTTCAGGAAAATTATACTTCTCATTTAAATTCTTTTATCGAAGAGTTCCCGAATGCAACTGAAATAGATTTTTTACATCAGTTAAAAAGGATGTACAGTTTTGAGATAAAATTCGATAATACCAAAAGAGTTTTTAATGATTTAATTTGGATAAAAACACGTTCGTTTGATGAATCTTTTGGAATTACATATGAGGACGATGAAATATCAATTTCGATGTTTGCATTAATCGTTGAAGATTATTTAAATTATTATATGCCTCTCATAGGTGACCCATTTTCATACAACCCTTATTCACCGTTTGTTGATGATGAAGATGTTTTCGTTAAAGATTATGAAGGTTTTGATATTAAGGATGACCCAATTAAACGTTTATTTATTATCTCAGAAAACGTTGCAAGTCATGATATTTCTATTAACAGTAAATCACTTCGCGAAATTTATTTACTACAGGAAACATTTCATTATAAGTATTTCAAGTTTTTGTATTTTGATAATGGGAAAATTAAGGCGGATGAACATAAGTTTCAAAATTACGGATTCGCGGTAACTAATATTTTAAATGAATTAGATAGAAAGATTTTTGATACTAGTATAAAGTCTGACGTACAGGATGAAATAATAACGGAAAACGATTATTCAGATACTCGACAACTTGAACGAATGATTTTATTAGAAAAATTGGGAATTATAAAATACATTCAGTCAATCCAAAATGACGTTAATAATGAAAAACACACTGCAGAAATATTATCTGCACTTAGTGGGATTAACTCAGCAACGATTGCAAAAAATTTAGGGGTTATGTTAGGCGCAAAGAAAAATGATAATGATAAAAATAGCCCTTACAAAAATCCTAAAAATCTCCAATTGGCAAATAATAAATTATATCAATTTAATATTGATTTAACTAAAATTATTCTATAAAGTAAGAAATGGGAAAATAACGCATTCCCATCAAATTCCCATTAATCCCTTTGTATTGTTGAATTAAAAACAATAATACAAATGGAACAAATTAATTTCGTCGGAATAGAACCGACTGCGCTAATTTCCGAAATCGTCGGAAAAATAAAATCTGAATTACTCGCAGATTTAACCAAAACTTTTAACGATAACCAACCAAACCGCTATTATTCCGCACAGGATATCTGCGAGCGTTTTGGTATCTCAAAACCTACCATTCATGAATGGAGAAAACGCGGGATATTGAAAACCTATAAACTGGGTTCGCGCGTCTATTATCGAATGGACGATATTGAAAAGGCAATGATTATTAACGATTAATATTTATTGCTATGTTCAAACCCGATACCTATAAATTAACCTACACACTGGATGAGGTTAAAAAGACGTTCGCACAGTATAAATTGCAAACTGCCGAAAAGGAACTTTTGCCAGAGTTGATAAGAATTGTAATAAACAATGGTTTTAATGCAATTACAGGAGCGTACTATCTTTTACTAATCAGAAATGCCACCAGTTGGAAGAAATGTACTTTGACAGGATTACGACCGACCGATACAGCGAACTATTATTATTCGGATTTACCAATTAAGGGCGTGAAATCTTTATGCGTGGTTTATTACGATTCTGAAACGGATAAGATACTTATTAGAATTGCACCGCAGTTTTATATTCAATCTAAAATAGAACGTGAAAACCTAGTAAAAGAACTAATTAAAAACTTTTAGAACCCAAAAAAAAGGGAATGCAAATAAATGCATTCCCTTTAGGCGTTCAAACCTTTACAAATGACTTTCGCTATTGTAAGAAACAAAGATAGTAAATAATGATTGATTTTATAAAGATAAAATACACTGATACTGGTTATGTGTTGCCAATCTCATCAATAGATTTTAAAAGTGGTTTTAATCATAATACGGGAGAACTTGATGAGACCGTAAAGGGAAATTATTTTGATTTTAATATTGAACGTTGGGCGTCTGGTCGAACTATTATAACTGGTAGTATTCACAAATATTTTAATAGGAATGATTTTAACGGTAATGATTTTACCGCATTAAATTTTCAAACGTCTGTAATTAATCTGAAAAACGAAATTCATTTAGTTCCTGATTTGTGTAAACTTGAAAACGTGGAAATAGGAGTAAATATTCAAACTGAATTTAATCCAAATCTTTTATTAGAAAATCTTTTATTTCATAGAACAAAGGAGTTTAATAAACCAATTGCGGGCGCGTATTATATGCAATCAAAAAAAGAAAATTATATTATTAAAATCTATAATAAGAGCGCGCAAAATAACCGCGTTTTAAGGCGTTTAGAATCTGAATTGAAAGGTAGTAAGATAACACCAACGGAACGCGCGCAGAAACATTCTTTAGCGCAATTAATCAAAGATGAGTTGAAACCAAATACGCTACGTTTTGAAATTAAGTTTTTAAAAATGGAAGTATTAAATCAAATGGGAATTATTACCCTCGCAGATTTATGCAAACCTGAATTTTTCCAGCATTTTAAAGAAATGTTAATGATGGAATTTGATGAGGTTTATTTTTACGATTATACGACCGATAATTTAAAGATGAGAACGCCCGAACAAATTAAGTTTAAAGATTATCGAAATCCTAACTACTGGAAGAGTTTAGACCGAAAAGATAAATATTATCATAAAAAACGGTTTGCAGATTTAACGCTAAAATATTCCCAAAACATAAAGGGTAAAGTGTCGGAATTAATAGGCGACAAGATGGAGGAATTAACCGCCAAAAGTTTAGACATTTTCCCCGACATTTTAGCACCTCATCAAACTACTAAGTTTAGACAAATTCCCCATTCATATATAGGGGTAAAATGTCCAAATAATAGTAACGACTTAGCGGTAATAAATGAGGGTGTAAATGCCCCCGAAAATAACACCTACTGCAAAGTAACTGGTTTGAATATTTCAATGCAAAAAAAAGGTAGTTTGTATTTATGCTCTACTGGTTTAAAATTCTATAAAAAAAATGACCCCGATATATTCAGGAAATTATATGTAAAATATTTAAGTGATAAAATGAAAACGCGCCCCATCGAAAAACAGATTTATTATATCGCGCATAATATTAGGAATACAAAAACAAACCCCTATCACAATACCCGAAACAATAGAGTGAAGTTTGAGCAAAGGAACTATAATCAATATCAATTGCAAATAGTGTGGGATTTCTAAAACATTATTCTTTGTTTTTAAAAAAAATCTTATATTAGTATAAATGAAAAATTATGAAAAAAATTATATTTTTAGTACTTTTTATGCTATTCTCTAAAAGTTATTCACAAACAAATTATTTTCCTATGCCGTCAAACGGCGATGAAATATTTCACATCGTATCAAAAAATGTTTTAGTGAAAAGAATATCAGAAAAGAGAGCATGGGTTAAATATGTTGATGACGATAAAAGGGTTAAATCAAAAAGTGGGAAAATTATTTCAGTAAAAGGGGGTTATCTCATGAGTAAGTCCGAATTTAAATGCACTCCAATTTCAGAGAGGATGCATAAGACATTTACAATTATAGAGTATGACGGTAAGAATGAACCATTGGGAAGCAAGGAGTATTCTTATCCTGATTGGGAAACTGTTCCGCCAGAAACTAATATAGATTCAATAGCACGATTTGTTTGTGATGGGGAGATAAATTTATAATTACTTGTGATTATATTATTTCGGTTCGTTAAAAATTTTGTCTTATATAAAAATTTAAAAAACATATAGAATGTCAATACCAAGAGGCATGCAACAAGAAGTAAAAACGCCTATCTATGTAAAGATTTTTATTTGGATATTCGTAATTGCAGATGTTTTTGCGATAGGACTGTTAGTTATTCCCGCAATTTTAAAACTATTCAAAGACCATTTTTAAGCATTTATTCCAACAAAACAAATTAAAGTATTATGAAAAATATATTCGACAAGGTTTTTAAAGTAATGGTTATTTTAATTTCATTAGGTTTTCTTTATGTTTATTATACTAATAAGGAAAAAGATAGATATGAAATTAGCGATGGGTTTCTACTTATTAAAGATACTGGTGTTATACATCGTTTGAACAAGGTTGATTATCAGTGGTACAATCGTAATTCTAATGAGTTAAACAGTAACTAGTAGTAAAAATAAATGCACTTTTCGAAATTTTATTATATTATTCTGTTTGTTTTATTTTCGTGTAAGAAAGAGATTTCACTAAAGAGATTCACAAACTATAATCAAGTTGAAAACTATCTTTCGACCAATAGTTTTAAAGTCGATGAAACCACCGACACAGGAAACAGTAGTTTTATTACTTCCGCACACTTTCAAAGTGAAGATGGTGAAAAAGGTTTTCTAACTTTAGGAATGAAAAGAAAGGAATATCATTTTAGTAATGTACCAATAGAAGTATGGGAACGTTTTAAGAATGCAAATAGTAAAGGGAAATTTTACCACCGTAACATCAAGGGAAAGTATAGTATCAAATTGAAGTAGAAATATGACATACTGCAACCTAAAAACTTGAAACGTTTTCGAGAATTTCCGATGAAATGCGTGATGGGGGTGGTATTGAAATAGTATGAGAATATTAGTTTTTTAATTTAACACATACGCATATATCTAACATCTGAGAAGGTAACTGAGATTATTTTCAATTGAATAACTAAATACATTAACACTATTGTACAATTATGGCTAATTGTATTAGGTTTAAATGCAATTACTATTCACTAACTATCAAAGAAATATAAAACTAATCATTCAATGCATGGTAATATCATGTTATTGTCTACTTGGTGAATACCTTTGAACTGATTGAGGTGACTAGAACGCCTTTACAAATTATTTGAAATGAATATAAATTTTTAAAATTATTCTTCATCTTGAACTTAATCGTTTATGTGTAAATCTCTTTTTATAGAGATATTGAAATGTTAAATCTGAACTTTTCGGGATCAGTATCAAAAGTTGGGGACTAAGCAAAAAGTTTAGATAATCTGAACAAGAAAAATGTTTTGTCTTTTACACCTCGAAGTTGTAATCTGAAGTTTTTTATTTTCGCATTAAAAGATTCTGCAGAAGCATTTGTGCTTCTCTGATCAAAATAATTGAGAATATCATTGTAATGATTCATAATGGTTTTCATGAGTACTGAAAATGATTTAAAGCCCGATTCTTCTACCTTTTTGAACCAATGTGCTAATTTGAGCATTGCGACGGACTTTTGAATATTTTGATTGTAAATTTTTCTCAGCCCATCAGATAAATGATAGGCTTTTTCTAAGTCGGGATAGTGCGAGAATAATATGTCCGCTCTTTGGTTTTGGCTTGGTGTCCACTTTTCTTTGGTTTTGTAGAGTAAATATCGGCTCCTTGCCAAGAGTTGCTTTCTGGTATCACCATTTTCAAAAACTTCAATTTCCGGCTTCTTCTTTCTCTTTTGCCTCGGTTAGTAAAGTGTTTTCCAAATCAATGGCTTCCCATCGATGTTGTATTCTGAGGTTCTGCAATGCTTCTGTGGCGAGCTTTTGAACATGAAAGCGGTCAATAACCTGCACGGCATTGGGGAAACATCTTTTAGCAATGAGTTTCATTGAACCTGCCATATCGAGTGTGATCTCTTTAACTTTCTGTCGGAGTTTTCTACTGATTTTCAGAATTTGTTCAATGACTTTATCACTCTGAGTTCCTTTAATAATGGCTACGATACTTCCTTTTCTGCCCTTTGCTTTTTTGGAGGTAAGAACAGTGTACAATTCCCCGTCAGAAAGAGCGACTTCGTCTAAAGAAAGCTGGTCAGAGAGGTTTTCAGAATATAAGATCCAGTCTGCAGCATGTTCTTTCTGATCCCAATCTTTAAAGTCGCTAATGCTTTTTTTATATTGTCGTTGAAATTTTCTTCCATTCACGCCATACATTTCTGCGATGGTTTTACAAGGAAGTGCTTTAGTATCGGCTGATTTTTTTTAAGAACTCTGCAAAATCCTGTGTCATGCGAGTTCCTTTAGCGATGAGATTCCAATCTCTTTGAATAATGTCTCCCGATTTCACATCTGTCCATCTTCGGCGTTTGATATGGAGTTTTACAGACTTTCCACGCAGCGGAAAATCATCTACCGTTATTTCGGGCAGAAAACCCTTTGATTGCAAAGTAAGGGACGTAAATTCTTTGGGAATCGTATTTTTTTCTTCAAAATAAAGATGCACAACTTTATTTATTTCTTCAAATTTCACAATTTCAAAATGATCAATTAAAAATTCAGGTAGTAAAAATTTGAGAACTTCTGTTTCGTTTAGCATCTAACAAAATTATCAAATTTATTCTTTCTCCCCAAGTTTTGAGATTGATCCACTTTTCGGTACAATATCGGTACGCAAAAAAAATAACGCCTTGAAAATCAAAGCGTTATTGAATAAAATGTAGACCCACAGGGACTCGAACCCCGAATGTCGGTACCAAAAACCGGTGTGTTACCAATTACACCATGGGTCTTTCTTTATTTTGGTGGTGCAAATGTATAAGTTTTTTTATTACCAACCAACTATTTCATAAAAATTTTTTTAAAAAAATACAATTGTAATTTTAAGAGACTCTCTTTCATTGAATTAGAAATGTTGATTTTTTTAGAATTTTTTATAAAAAGTTAATCTCAGTTCTTAAAATCAAAAATATTCAACATTGTATTCTGAATATTTTTAAAGTGAAAATTAATTCTTTGTGAGTTTTTTAATTTTAATAATATTTAAACAAACGCTAAGTGATTTTTTTCAAATATTAATTCCGTATTTTTGAAAAAATAATTTTACAAATGAGTAGTATCGAAGATAAGAAAAAAGCACTGGCTTTGGTGCTTGAGAAACTAGATAAAACCTACGGGAAAGGAACCGTAATGACTTTAGGAGATGCATCTGCAGATACGTCTATTGAAGTGATTCCGTCTGGATCATTAGGATTAGATTTAGCGTTAGGAGTTGGCGGTTACCCAAGAGGAAGAGTCATTGAGATTTATGGTCCGGAATCTTCAGGTAAAACAACTTTGACTTTACATGCGATTGCAGAAGCACAAAAAGCGGGCGGAATTGCAGCTTTTATTGATGCTGAGCATGCGTTTGATAGAGGTTACGCTAAAAAATTGGGAATTAATTTAGAAGATTTAATTATTTCACAACCGGATAACGGGGAACAAGCTTTAGAGATTGCAGATAATTTAATCCGTTCCGGAGCGGTGGATATCGTCGTGATTGACTCTGTTGCAGCCTTGACTCCGAAAGCGGAGATTGAAGGTGAAATGGGGGATTCTAAAATGGGACTTCATGCAAGATTGATGTCTCAAGCGTTGAGAAAATTAACAGGAACGATTTCTAAAACGAAATGTACCGTAATTTTCATTAACCAGTTGAGAGAGAAAATTGGAGTGATGTTCGGAAATCCTGAAACAACTACAGGAGGAAATGCGTTGAAGTTTTATGCTTCGGTAAGGATTGATATCAGAAAAGCGAGTGCGCCGATTAAAACAGGCGATGAAGCAGTAGGAAGCCGTGTGAAAGTGAAGATAGTGAAAAATAAAGTAGCACCTCCATTTAAAATTGCAGAATTTGATATCATGTATGGTGAAGGAGTTTCTAAAACCGGTGAAATCTTAGATGCGTCTGTTGATATGGGAATTGTGAAGAAAAGCGGTTCTTGGTTCAGCTACGGAGATACGAAATTGGGTCAAGGCCGCGATGCGGTTAGAGATATGTTGAAAGATAATCCTGAGCTTGCTGACGAACTGGAAGCTAAAATAAGAGAAGAGATCAAAAATAAAAAAGATAATTAGTCTGGAAGATAACAGACGATAAGGTCATAGATGTCCAACTAAAAGTTAGATATTTATAATTAATTTTTTTAAAATTAAAGACAGCATTTTTTGCTGTCTTTTTTTGTGAATAGTTGGTTTTGAAAAATAGAGGTTTCATTTGTAAACTGGTTTTATGAATTATGAATAAGGACGGTCTTTAGTCCGCATTTCCCGTTGGTATTTATTGGTTTTAGCCGAAACTTATTCTGCTCTTTTAGATAAAATCTGCGTTTTTTTTGGAACCCAATTTCTTTTGAAATTATATGGCTTTTTATCAAAAAACCGCTCTCGTTGTAAAAACTTACTCGCAATAGGGATAGAAACGGAAACCCCGGAAAAAGCGTTGGGAAAGGAATGGCTTGAGGAGTTGCAGTGGATAGCCCGACCCGCGCGGTGGGAAAAGCGTTGGCGAGGGGATTGCCCTAAAAAAATTGACAATCTGTCACTTTGTGGAGATTGGTGTTTTATTTGAGAACTCAACTGCATAATTTAAAAATCAATTAACATGACAAAAGGAAATATTAATGTATCGGTGGAAAATATTTTTCCCTTAATAAAGAAGTTTTTGTACAGCGATCACGAAATATTCTTGCGTGAACTGATTTCTAATGCGACAGATGCGACTTTGAAGTTGAAACATTTGACGAGCATTGGTGAAATTAAAACCGATTATGGACAGCCGAAAATTGAAGTTAAAATTGATAAGGAAGCGAAAACTTTAACCATCATTGATCAGGGAATTGGGATGACTGGCGAGGAAGTTGAAAAATATATCAACCAAGTTGCCTTTTCTGGTGCAGAAGAATTTTTGGAGAAATATAAAGATTCTGCTAAAGATTCCGGAATTATTGGTCATTTTGGTCTTGGATTTTACTCGGCATTTATGGTGGCTGAAAAAGTAGAAATCGTTACTAAATCTTACAAAGATGAACCAGCAGTTCGTTGGATTTGTGATGGAAGTCCAGAATATACTTTAGAAGAAACTACTGACAAAACCGGTAGAGGAACGGAAATCGTTTTACATATTGCAGAAGATTCTACCGAGTTTTTGGAGGAATCTAAAATTCGTGAATTGTTATTAAAGTATAATAAATTCATGCCGGTTCCGATTAAATTTGGAACGAAAACTGAAACACTTCCTTTGGCGGAAGATGCTGCAAAAGACCTGTCTGCCGAACAGGCAGGTGCAAAAGCAGAAACGGTAGAAGTTGATAATATTATTAATAATCCAACTCCGGCGTGGACTAAAGCTCCTAGTGAACTGAGTGAGGCAGATTATAAAGAATTCTATCATGAATTGTATCCAATGCAGTTTGAGGAGCCTTTATTTAATATTCATTTGAACGTTGATTATCCGTTTAACTTGACTGGGATTCTCTATTTCCCTAAGTTGACAAATGGTTTAAATATTGAGAAAGATAAAATTCAGTTGTACCAAAATCAGGTTTATGTAACCGATGAGGTGAAAGGAATTGTGCCGGATTTCTTAATGTTATTACGCGGTGTGATTGATTCTCCGGATATTCCGCTGAACGTTTCCCGTTCTTATTTGCAAGCTGACGGTGCGGTGAAGAAAATTTCTTCTTACATCACTAAAAAAGTAGCCGATAAAATGGTTTCTTTATTTAATGAAAACCGTGAAGACTACGAGAAAAAATGGAACGACATCAAAATCGTTATCGAATACGGGATGATCTCCGAAGACAAATTCTTTGATAAATCTGACAAGTTTGCGTTGTATCCAACAACTGATGGTAAATATTATTTATGGTCTGAATTGGAAGAGAAAGTAAAACCAATGCAAACTGACAAAGACGGAAACTTTGTAATTTTGTACGCAACAAATGCTGATGAACAGCACAGTTATATTCAATCTGCGAAAGATAAAGGATATGAAGTTCTTCTTTTAGATTCACCGATTGTTCCGCATTTAATTCAGAAATTAGAAACTTCTAAAGACAAAATTTCTTTCGCAAGAGTTGACGCAGATCACGTGAATAACTTGATTAAAAAAGAAGATACGGCGATTTCAAAATTGAACGAGGAAGAAAAAGAATCTTTGAAGAAAAATATTGAAGAAGCAGTAAATGACAAGAAGTTCTCTGTTCAAGTTGAAGACTTGGAAAGTTCAGAAGCGCCATTTATGATTACGCAACCGGAATTTATTCGCAGAATGAAAGACATGCAGGCAACCGGCGGCGGTGGCGGAATGTTTGGAATGAGTGGTTTCCCTGAGATGTATAATTTGGTCGTAAATTCTAACAGTGAATTGGCTGCAGAAATTTTGAAAAATGAAAATGCAGAAGAGAAAAATTCTAAAATTAAATACGCTTTAGATTTAGCTAAACTTTCTCAGAACTTGTTGAAAGGTAAAGACTTGACTGAATTTATTAACAGAAGTTATCAGCAATTGAGTAAATAGAATAAAGATAAAAGAACAAAGAGGGTAGACTTTAGGTTTGGATTCTTTGATTTATAATAAAAACCTTGTTGAGAGTTATCTTAACAAGGTTTTTTTATGTGCAGAAAATATTATAATTCCTCCAGCGGATTCCAAAACACCTTTTTAAAATTCTGAATTTTTCCGTCCTTAACTTCCACGCCTTCCGATTTTAATTTCCCTACGAAATCCCTAACACATGTTGCAGTGATTTTTCCAGAAGCATTGCAAACACGATGAGCTGGAAAATCTTCATCATAATTGCGCAAAGCATTTCCAACATGTCGAGCGTGATTAGGATAACCAACTGCTTTTGCAATGGCGCCGTAACTAGTGACTCTTCCTTTGGGAATCATCATAATGATTTCAAAAACCTGTTTTTTGAATAGTTCATTCATAAATTAAAGTTAGGTATTTTATCGCAATGAATTTATACAGAATTATCTGTAAGATTTGTGCTAAGTTGTTTTTATCAAATTTCAAATCTCTCGCAGATGATGCAGATTGAGCAGATTTAAAATAGTTATAAAGATCTTTTTCATGTGTTCAATTGTTGAGAAGAAACAACGTTCCATTATCTTTATAATTCTGGCAGATTTAATATCCT is a window from the Kaistella flava (ex Peng et al. 2021) genome containing:
- a CDS encoding transposase, with protein sequence MLNETEVLKFLLPEFLIDHFEIVKFEEINKVVHLYFEEKNTIPKEFTSLTLQSKGFLPEITVDDFPLRGKSVKLHIKRRRWTDVKSGDIIQRDWNLIAKGTRMTQDFAEFLKKISRY
- a CDS encoding KTSC domain-containing protein, whose protein sequence is MHFSKFYYIILFVLFSCKKEISLKRFTNYNQVENYLSTNSFKVDETTDTGNSSFITSAHFQSEDGEKGFLTLGMKRKEYHFSNVPIEVWERFKNANSKGKFYHRNIKGKYSIKLK
- a CDS encoding MGMT family protein gives rise to the protein MNELFKKQVFEIIMMIPKGRVTSYGAIAKAVGYPNHARHVGNALRNYDEDFPAHRVCNASGKITATCVRDFVGKLKSEGVEVKDGKIQNFKKVFWNPLEEL
- a CDS encoding helix-turn-helix domain-containing protein, which produces MEQINFVGIEPTALISEIVGKIKSELLADLTKTFNDNQPNRYYSAQDICERFGISKPTIHEWRKRGILKTYKLGSRVYYRMDDIEKAMIIND
- a CDS encoding phage integrase SAM-like domain-containing protein, encoding MANVKFLLRTKTANSKITVRFYEGKEIDFRKQTRESINSIYWNDKKGRPKNLTALNPKDKESLTELNETLDGLEIYILEQYRKRDETEIINSDWLDEIITAFYSGGRRIEKLDYLTNYLDYYETNILPFRKYKGSPIGYRTKQKQITIISKLKTFLQTLNKKVRVSDYGETMGNEFVTYLRDVENLNENTVGKYLKYSKTIIKDARKLRLKVSDDLEEIKGFTVETPTVIFTPNELQSIIDLNFLNERWEITRDWLIVGIYTGQRAGDLFGMNKGMITKDAKGREFINLTQEKVKARVKIPVHKEVKKILDKYKGNFPPLYSESLESNKTIFNLNLKAISKRAGLDRPETGRIFDEVNKKYVFGTYPLHKLVSSHLCRRTFASMHYGIIPTPIIMSVTKHKTETEFLKYIGKDSDELTAQMFDYWDKIESDKMDSLNDMKNSTV
- the recA gene encoding recombinase RecA, which produces MSSIEDKKKALALVLEKLDKTYGKGTVMTLGDASADTSIEVIPSGSLGLDLALGVGGYPRGRVIEIYGPESSGKTTLTLHAIAEAQKAGGIAAFIDAEHAFDRGYAKKLGINLEDLIISQPDNGEQALEIADNLIRSGAVDIVVIDSVAALTPKAEIEGEMGDSKMGLHARLMSQALRKLTGTISKTKCTVIFINQLREKIGVMFGNPETTTGGNALKFYASVRIDIRKASAPIKTGDEAVGSRVKVKIVKNKVAPPFKIAEFDIMYGEGVSKTGEILDASVDMGIVKKSGSWFSYGDTKLGQGRDAVRDMLKDNPELADELEAKIREEIKNKKDN
- the htpG gene encoding molecular chaperone HtpG, giving the protein MTKGNINVSVENIFPLIKKFLYSDHEIFLRELISNATDATLKLKHLTSIGEIKTDYGQPKIEVKIDKEAKTLTIIDQGIGMTGEEVEKYINQVAFSGAEEFLEKYKDSAKDSGIIGHFGLGFYSAFMVAEKVEIVTKSYKDEPAVRWICDGSPEYTLEETTDKTGRGTEIVLHIAEDSTEFLEESKIRELLLKYNKFMPVPIKFGTKTETLPLAEDAAKDLSAEQAGAKAETVEVDNIINNPTPAWTKAPSELSEADYKEFYHELYPMQFEEPLFNIHLNVDYPFNLTGILYFPKLTNGLNIEKDKIQLYQNQVYVTDEVKGIVPDFLMLLRGVIDSPDIPLNVSRSYLQADGAVKKISSYITKKVADKMVSLFNENREDYEKKWNDIKIVIEYGMISEDKFFDKSDKFALYPTTDGKYYLWSELEEKVKPMQTDKDGNFVILYATNADEQHSYIQSAKDKGYEVLLLDSPIVPHLIQKLETSKDKISFARVDADHVNNLIKKEDTAISKLNEEEKESLKKNIEEAVNDKKFSVQVEDLESSEAPFMITQPEFIRRMKDMQATGGGGGMFGMSGFPEMYNLVVNSNSELAAEILKNENAEEKNSKIKYALDLAKLSQNLLKGKDLTEFINRSYQQLSK